From Abiotrophia defectiva ATCC 49176:
TGTCTTTGGTAAGTGTGCGCAATGCAAAGGTAAATCATGAAAATTATGGTAATAAAACCTTAAAAAATGAAAAAAGCCTATTGAAAAATAGGTAAGAAGTAGGCTATAATAGACAAGGAATCTTATTTAGATGCTTTATCTAGGAAAGGTTACTAAAAGCTCGGAGGGAGGGAAACCCATGTCTAAAACAGTCGTTCGTGAAAACGAATCTCTAGATGACGCTCTTCGTCGCTTTAAGCGTAACGTTTCTAAAACAGGTACTTTAAGAGAGGCACGTAAACGTGAGTTTTACGAAAAACCATCTGTACGTCGTAAGAAGAAATCAGAAGCAGCTCGTAAACGTAAGTTTTAATAACATTACGCTAGCTTATAAATAGCGATACATAGCGATTTAAAACACCCGGTGGCCAAGGTCATTGGGTGTTTTACTTTACTTGCAAATTTAGCCTGAAAAGGGGATAATAAGAACATCATTAGGACAAGGTGGGATGACCATGAATCAACGTGTAGCTGATTTTTGCCAACGGTATTTTACAGACCGTCGTGGTAGTAACTGTAAGAAATGGGACTTAAGTCAAGAGCTTTTTGGAGCCCCTGATTTACTTGGTATGTGGATTGCCGATATGGAATTTAAGGTGCCTGAGGCAGTCCAAAAGGTTTTACATGAGCGGGTAGACCATGGTGTCTTTGGTTATTCCTATCCTTGCCCTGAATACTATCAAGCCTATATCAAGTGGCAGCAAGAAAGAGCTGGCGTTGAGATTGAGCCTGACTGGGTTCGTTTTTCACCCGGAGTTGTCAGCAGCTTTTATTGGCTAGTTCAAATCTTGACCCAGTCGGGTCAAGGGGTCATGATTATGACGCCTGTTTATCCACCCTTCCACGGCGCCGTTAAAGACACGGGCCGTAAATTAGTGGATTATCAGTTGCAATTGCGCAATAACCGCTATGAAATTGACTTCGATGCCTTGGAGAAGCAAATTGTAGCGGAAGAGGTCAAGTTACTCATTCACTGTTCACCGCACAATCCAACAGGCCGTCTCTGGAGTCTAGAAGAGTTGGAGCAGCTCCTAGCCATTTGCCGTCGCCATCAAGTCTATCTGATTTCTGACGAAATCCATCAAGACTTTGT
This genomic window contains:
- the rpsU gene encoding 30S ribosomal protein S21; the encoded protein is MSKTVVRENESLDDALRRFKRNVSKTGTLREARKREFYEKPSVRRKKKSEAARKRKF
- a CDS encoding MalY/PatB family protein is translated as MNQRVADFCQRYFTDRRGSNCKKWDLSQELFGAPDLLGMWIADMEFKVPEAVQKVLHERVDHGVFGYSYPCPEYYQAYIKWQQERAGVEIEPDWVRFSPGVVSSFYWLVQILTQSGQGVMIMTPVYPPFHGAVKDTGRKLVDYQLQLRNNRYEIDFDALEKQIVAEEVKLLIHCSPHNPTGRLWSLEELEQLLAICRRHQVYLISDEIHQDFVAAGNHFVSALDDRLSVYRDLVIVLNSPSKTFNLAGLLNSHVVIPDEKLGQAYDRGVAPYHQASHSLMGLLATQAAYESGSQWLEGLNATVDYNDDYLRRTLLAAFPDLVIPDRQATYVTFIDFGAYLPASQIKDFMIHEAGLAVNFGLTFGRQTATFVRLNCATHPDFVAEAADRIISALNKRLNQE